One Thiomicrorhabdus sp. genomic region harbors:
- a CDS encoding pseudouridine synthase gives MRINKFLSRSGVCSKRQADRLILAGDVMVNGRTAEVGLKVSGSDEISVCGKLVTGEPDRKLALYYKPKGVVCTHDVSIEGNLPSQLPFDDKLMVVGRLDKDSEGLLLLTNQGEWVNRILQPSFAHPKRYRVWVEKPISDESLEQMAAGVKMLGQKTLPCRIYRLDEKVFEIVLTQGLNRQIRRMVKSVGNRVIRLLRVEIMHFPLGELAPGEWRHARVAEIAQLIEALE, from the coding sequence ATGCGAATTAATAAATTTCTGAGTCGGAGCGGAGTGTGTTCCAAACGTCAGGCGGATCGATTGATTCTTGCCGGTGACGTCATGGTGAATGGCAGAACCGCTGAGGTTGGTCTAAAGGTGAGCGGTTCAGATGAAATTTCGGTTTGTGGGAAATTGGTCACCGGAGAGCCTGACAGGAAGCTTGCACTTTATTACAAGCCGAAAGGCGTGGTTTGTACCCATGATGTATCAATCGAAGGGAATTTGCCTAGTCAGTTGCCGTTTGACGATAAGTTAATGGTGGTTGGTCGCCTGGATAAAGATTCCGAAGGGTTGCTGTTGCTAACCAATCAGGGCGAGTGGGTGAACCGGATTTTGCAGCCGTCATTTGCGCACCCGAAGCGTTATCGGGTTTGGGTAGAGAAGCCGATTTCCGATGAGTCGCTGGAACAGATGGCGGCAGGGGTGAAAATGCTGGGACAGAAGACACTGCCGTGCCGGATTTATCGTCTCGATGAAAAGGTCTTTGAGATTGTTTTAACTCAGGGGTTAAACCGCCAGATTCGTCGCATGGTGAAGAGTGTAGGCAATCGGGTGATACGTTTGTTGCGGGTTGAAATTATGCATTTCCCGCTTGGCGAATTAGCGCCGGGTGAGTGGCGCCATGCCAGGGTTGCAGAAATCGCACAATTAATAGAAGCTTTAGAATAA
- a CDS encoding HAD family hydrolase, with amino-acid sequence MLQIEIPGNQTLQLQHLVLDYNGTIACDGTVKPNVLSKLQELSEQLQVHVITADTHGSVHAACSGNFIQITVIGQRDQDRQKKAYVDQLGAEGCVAIGNGLNDALMLEDAALGVALIQEEGCATKTLIASDLSFSSIEDVLDSLLKPKRIIASLRN; translated from the coding sequence ATGTTACAGATTGAGATACCCGGCAACCAAACTCTGCAATTGCAGCATCTGGTGCTGGATTACAACGGCACGATCGCCTGTGATGGAACGGTTAAACCAAATGTTCTGTCTAAATTGCAGGAGCTTTCCGAACAATTGCAAGTTCATGTCATTACCGCTGATACTCACGGTTCGGTGCATGCAGCCTGTTCTGGCAATTTTATTCAAATTACTGTTATTGGCCAACGGGATCAGGATCGGCAGAAAAAGGCGTATGTCGATCAGTTGGGGGCAGAAGGTTGTGTGGCGATAGGCAATGGCCTCAATGACGCACTGATGCTTGAAGATGCAGCTTTAGGGGTTGCTCTCATTCAGGAAGAAGGTTGTGCGACGAAAACACTGATTGCCAGTGATCTGTCCTTCAGCTCAATTGAAGACGTGTTGGATTCTCTACTAAAACCCAAACGAATCATCGCCTCTTTACGCAATTAA
- a CDS encoding DEAD/DEAH box helicase — protein MKFTELGLNAHITQAISDAGYTTPTPIQQQAIPAILEGHDLMAAAQTGTGKTAAFTLPMLEKLAKGRQAKSNQARALILTPTRELALQVSESVETYGKQLFLSSTVVFGGVKINPQMQRLRKGVDILVATPGRLLDLYQQNAVRFDNLEVLVLDEADRMLDMGFIHDIKKILTLLPKQRQNLLFSATFSKEIRALAKGIVHHPVEISVTPENSTADTVKQKIYPVDKAKKTQLLIKLIQDHAWYQVLVFTRTKHGANRLATQLEKNRIKAAAIHGNKSQNARIRALNEFKDNQLQVLVATDIAARGIDIDLLPHVVNFDLPHVSEDYVHRIGRTGRAGANGEAISLVCAEEHKELVGIENLINQILPREIVEGFEPSKPLGESKLGLKKKKPKKPKKPKESKVWQEKTPEETGNNRQTEEPVKQSIEGKRPPRRRPKPQGQNPQGQKPQNRKPQGTRSNGESPYKGRRKPKTTTDK, from the coding sequence ATGAAATTTACCGAACTTGGCTTAAACGCTCATATTACCCAAGCCATCAGCGACGCTGGCTACACCACTCCTACCCCGATTCAGCAACAAGCCATCCCGGCCATTCTCGAAGGCCATGACCTTATGGCTGCCGCACAAACCGGCACCGGGAAAACCGCCGCCTTTACCCTGCCAATGCTGGAAAAACTCGCCAAAGGCCGCCAAGCCAAATCCAATCAGGCTCGCGCGCTGATCCTGACGCCAACCCGGGAACTGGCTTTGCAAGTCAGTGAAAGTGTTGAAACTTACGGCAAGCAACTTTTCTTAAGTTCGACCGTGGTTTTTGGCGGGGTGAAAATCAATCCGCAAATGCAGCGGCTACGCAAAGGGGTCGATATCCTTGTTGCCACACCCGGTCGACTACTCGACCTCTATCAGCAAAATGCGGTGCGTTTTGACAATCTGGAAGTGCTGGTACTGGACGAAGCCGACCGTATGCTGGATATGGGTTTTATCCACGACATTAAAAAAATTCTCACACTACTGCCTAAACAGCGCCAGAATCTGCTGTTCTCAGCCACCTTTTCCAAAGAGATTCGCGCACTGGCGAAAGGCATCGTTCATCATCCGGTAGAGATTTCCGTCACGCCCGAAAACTCCACCGCAGACACTGTTAAACAGAAAATATACCCGGTCGATAAAGCGAAAAAGACCCAGCTGCTCATCAAGCTCATTCAAGATCACGCCTGGTATCAGGTACTGGTGTTTACTCGTACCAAACACGGCGCCAACCGGCTTGCGACTCAATTAGAGAAAAATAGGATTAAAGCAGCGGCAATTCACGGTAATAAAAGCCAAAACGCGCGTATTCGTGCCCTGAATGAATTCAAAGACAACCAACTTCAAGTGCTGGTCGCAACCGACATCGCTGCTCGTGGAATTGACATCGATCTGCTACCGCACGTCGTTAATTTCGACCTGCCGCATGTCTCTGAAGACTACGTTCACCGCATCGGCAGAACCGGGCGCGCCGGAGCAAACGGCGAGGCCATTTCGCTGGTTTGCGCCGAAGAACACAAAGAACTCGTCGGCATTGAAAACCTGATTAATCAAATCCTGCCACGCGAAATTGTCGAAGGCTTTGAACCAAGCAAGCCACTTGGCGAATCCAAGCTCGGGCTGAAAAAGAAAAAACCGAAGAAGCCTAAAAAACCTAAAGAATCGAAAGTCTGGCAAGAAAAAACGCCGGAAGAAACCGGCAATAACCGCCAAACGGAAGAACCGGTCAAACAATCGATCGAGGGTAAAAGACCTCCTCGCCGTCGCCCGAAACCGCAAGGTCAAAATCCACAAGGACAAAAACCGCAAAACCGAAAACCTCAAGGAACAAGATCAAACGGCGAGAGTCCGTACAAAGGTCGCCGCAAACCAAAAACTACGACCGACAAATAA
- a CDS encoding DEAD/DEAH box helicase, whose amino-acid sequence MSFAKLGLSDPILKALSDSGYQTPTEIQKKAIPLILKGEDIIASAQTGTGKTASFVLPILQKLNNGETVRGRSIRALILVPTRELAIQVEKSILNYGKHLKLSSLAIYGGTDIEENKQRLAKGIDMLVATPGRLLDMAYQRALFFNDLEFLVLDEADRMLDMGFIDDLNKIIDRLPANRQSMLFSATLNDKIRYLADTVYDDAVEIKITPKGKTAKIEQWMIAVDKDTKSALLSHLIKESQWDQALIFVEKKHSAAKLVEQLGKRGILADSIHAGRSQAQRERVWNEFKTGKLQFLVATGVAARGLDMQNLSRVINYDLPYPAEEYIHRIGRTGRAGNSGEAISLVSKDDFKNLCMIESLLNQLLERREVAEFPVRKPVPVSILNYHRK is encoded by the coding sequence ATGTCATTTGCCAAACTCGGATTATCCGATCCCATTCTTAAAGCGCTGTCCGATTCCGGCTATCAAACACCGACTGAAATTCAGAAAAAAGCGATTCCGCTGATTTTAAAAGGCGAAGATATTATCGCCTCGGCACAGACAGGAACCGGAAAAACCGCCAGTTTTGTTCTGCCAATTTTACAAAAGCTCAATAACGGCGAAACCGTACGCGGTCGTTCGATTCGCGCACTTATTCTCGTGCCGACGCGCGAATTGGCGATTCAGGTTGAAAAAAGTATTCTGAACTACGGCAAACACCTCAAGCTGAGTTCGCTTGCCATCTACGGCGGTACGGATATTGAGGAAAACAAACAGCGTTTGGCAAAAGGCATTGATATGCTGGTCGCCACGCCCGGCCGCCTGCTCGACATGGCCTATCAACGCGCCCTGTTTTTTAATGATCTGGAATTTCTGGTGCTGGATGAAGCCGACCGAATGCTCGATATGGGCTTTATCGACGACCTGAACAAAATTATTGACCGCCTGCCAGCCAACCGTCAGAGTATGCTGTTTTCGGCAACCTTAAATGACAAAATTCGCTATCTGGCGGATACCGTCTATGACGACGCCGTTGAGATTAAGATCACGCCAAAAGGCAAAACCGCCAAGATTGAGCAATGGATGATTGCCGTCGATAAAGACACCAAATCCGCCCTGCTCAGCCATTTAATCAAAGAAAGTCAATGGGATCAGGCACTTATTTTTGTCGAGAAGAAACACTCCGCAGCCAAACTGGTCGAACAACTTGGCAAACGCGGCATTCTTGCCGACTCGATTCACGCCGGCCGTAGTCAGGCACAGCGCGAACGAGTCTGGAATGAATTCAAAACCGGTAAACTGCAATTCCTTGTCGCGACTGGTGTTGCCGCACGCGGGCTGGATATGCAAAACCTGAGTCGAGTCATCAACTACGACCTGCCATATCCTGCCGAAGAATATATTCATCGCATCGGCCGAACTGGTCGTGCAGGGAACTCAGGCGAAGCCATTTCGCTGGTCTCCAAGGATGACTTTAAAAACCTCTGCATGATCGAAAGCCTACTTAATCAACTACTAGAACGCCGTGAAGTTGCGGAATTCCCTGTCCGCAAACCAGTTCCAGTTTCGATTCTCAACTACCACCGCAAATAA
- a CDS encoding cold-shock protein, translated as MSNTVTGTVKWFNETKGFGFIEQKSGPDVFAHFSAIVSSGFKTLAEGQTVEFVVKPGPKGPQAENITVI; from the coding sequence ATGTCTAATACAGTTACTGGAACCGTTAAATGGTTCAATGAAACCAAAGGTTTCGGATTTATTGAACAGAAGTCTGGCCCTGATGTTTTCGCTCACTTCAGTGCGATTGTCAGCTCTGGTTTCAAAACCCTGGCTGAAGGCCAAACGGTAGAATTTGTTGTTAAGCCGGGGCCAAAAGGCCCACAAGCTGAAAACATTACTGTCATCTAA
- a CDS encoding DUF3820 family protein: MNPENLKKLVEVTMPYGKYKGRIIADLPGNYLNWFASKGFPAGNLGQLLALMHELDHNGLKQLLDPLRKEKSD, from the coding sequence ATGAATCCAGAGAACTTAAAAAAGCTTGTTGAAGTTACCATGCCTTATGGTAAATACAAGGGGCGAATTATTGCTGATTTGCCGGGAAACTACCTTAATTGGTTTGCAAGTAAAGGCTTTCCCGCGGGTAATTTAGGGCAGTTGTTGGCTCTGATGCATGAGCTGGATCACAACGGTTTAAAACAGCTTCTTGACCCGTTAAGAAAAGAGAAAAGCGATTAG
- a CDS encoding addiction module antidote protein, whose amino-acid sequence MKTSEFNASDYLETAEDVKEYLQAALDENDAEFFIDALGVVSRSKGMKEISEKTGLGYHSLYKSFGTGKHPRFETVYKVVSALGLNFRLV is encoded by the coding sequence ATGAAAACGAGTGAATTTAATGCATCTGACTACTTGGAAACAGCAGAAGATGTTAAAGAATATTTACAAGCTGCACTAGATGAGAATGATGCAGAATTCTTTATTGATGCATTGGGTGTGGTTAGTCGTTCTAAAGGAATGAAAGAAATATCAGAAAAGACAGGCCTTGGTTATCATAGTTTATACAAGTCTTTTGGTACTGGAAAACACCCTCGTTTTGAGACGGTTTATAAAGTTGTGAGTGCTTTGGGGCTTAATTTTCGGTTGGTTTGA
- a CDS encoding type II toxin-antitoxin system RelE/ParE family toxin — protein sequence MKIQKFWLDGFCPFDESLNQIKDKHARARILTRLRRLELGNRGDFKNIEGNLYELRIDVGKGWRVYYQQQGNDFVLLYLTGNKATQSKDIEKVKGWIK from the coding sequence ATGAAAATACAGAAGTTTTGGTTAGATGGTTTTTGTCCGTTTGATGAAAGCTTAAACCAAATTAAAGATAAACATGCTAGGGCCAGAATTTTAACAAGGTTAAGAAGACTTGAGCTTGGTAATCGTGGCGACTTCAAAAACATTGAAGGTAACCTATATGAATTACGAATTGATGTTGGTAAAGGTTGGCGTGTTTATTATCAACAGCAAGGTAATGATTTTGTTTTGCTCTATTTAACCGGTAATAAAGCAACTCAATCAAAGGACATTGAAAAAGTAAAAGGTTGGATAAAATGA